A region from the Dasypus novemcinctus isolate mDasNov1 chromosome Y unlocalized genomic scaffold, mDasNov1.1.hap2 SUPER_Y_unloc_1, whole genome shotgun sequence genome encodes:
- the LOC139438590 gene encoding centriole and centriolar satellite protein OFD1-like isoform X2, whose protein sequence is MPPKSDVLSQDELRKRLYQTFKDRGILDMLKTQLRNQLIHQLMHPVLSGQLQPQSIPVEGRGLLIGASNCLVADHLQRCGYEYSLSVFFPESGLTKEEVFTMQDLLQLIKVSPKSSLYKSLVSRFDKEHQKGFLIQILKELIDQNDAKESCDMETQTSSPFSGRETLAEKLQRVDDQFADAYPQHANLESLEGKLNECKREIEQQLQSEMAQKLKYLKDTEIAKIRMEEKRKFEKELAEFRNKFERVCQAKLEALTCREKNTLERLQKHQEIKTKEMYAQRQMLLKDIDLLRSREADLKQRTEAFELTQRLQEGKMKSMDDAFRRRELNIESREEAFDQKLKNELLNYQLELTEEYINRTKRLMEDERKNKEEAMHLQEEFSVVNSKKEELRQYVNRVKELELELKSVKVQSLAITKQNHLLKEENLELLAQNKSLKQQLDESKSENLRLLNRIIQPSPELLVFQKELKKAENAIVLQHKEFETHKQALEKQLQNEIERSAELKAQLLDYEACVKRFTMQIADLKLHLKQTQTALENEVYRQPKQSLLDRSITGLIGGQMVPHDDDISGDFLKNPFEWDKVMVGPVIPRSRNCPHPETEGSSPDSDLEFVASTKARVKQLEQEAERLENAFRNYHRRVIQNTAGSPPPAHSPPPMYLLGALKTITSSSPERGISAEDRMVPEQPRLSILKEERSDAPEALTGSEASWPRRSSSPRRLSSTPLPKANGSIDSEMHLEGLGRSRVASPDACPDRTPQPSPAESVHSLSIPSSPPEQRAGLYQKQTELQGKSELSNLDMQHFKDNEELKSSFESAGDMPRQREGDVLHSAGDMLPVDATTAAVPSRPAPSHSPSTDQKPSGEQGEEDKLWEQHLKERRQKEERQRCERQEALERERRELEKLDQERMIEESLKIEMEKELEMSAQEMKDKSACGENPLEKYMQLIQQGRTEDGADKSSKMIVTRERSLSDTLPPSDKDESLMGLSQEEPDDFW, encoded by the exons ATGCCCCCGAAGTCTGATGTTTTGAGTCAAGATGAACTGCGCAAAAGACTGTACCAGACGTTTAAGGATCGGGGTATATTGGACATGCTCAAG accCAACTCAGAAACCAGCTGATTCATCAATTGATGCACCCTGTTTTGAGTGGACAATTGCAACCTCAGTCCATTCCAGTGGAAGGGAGAGGCCTCTTAATAGGTGCTTCCAACTGTCTAGTGGCAGATCACTTACAAAGATGTGGCTATGAGTATTCACTCTCTGTATTCTTTCCAGAAAGTGGTTTGACAAAAGAAGAG gTGTTTACTATGCAGGATCTATTACAACTCATTAAAGTCAGTCCCAAATCCAGTCTCTATAAATCACTG GTTTCACGATTTGATAAAGAACATCAAAAAG GTTTTCTCATTCAGATTTTAAAAGAGTTGATAGATCAGAATGATGCTAAAGAGAGTTGTGACATGGAAACTCAGACAAGTTCGCCATTTTCTGGGAGGGAGACTCTTG CTGAGAAGCTACAACGTGTTGATGATCAGTTTGCAGATGCTTACCCTCAGCATGCTAATTTAGAATctttagaaggaaagttaaatgAATGTAAGAGAGAAATAGAACAGCAGCTTCAGTCAGAAATGGCTCAGAAG TTGAAATATCTTAAAGATACTGAAATAGCAAAAATtagaatggaagagaaaagaaagtttgAGAAGGAATTAGCTGAGTTCCGGAATAAATTCGAGAGAGTTTGCCAAGCAAAATTGGAAGCCCTTACATGTCGGGAAAAGAATACCCTTGAGAGACTTCAAAAGCACCAGGAG attaaaacaaaagaaatgtatGCCCAAAGGCAGATGCTCCTAAAGGATATAGACTTGCTGAGAAGCAGAGAAGCAGATCTGAAGCAAAGAACTGAAGCTTTTGAATT GACCCAGAGGCTACAAGAAGGTAAAATGAAAAGCATGGATGATGCATTTAGGAGGCGGGAGCTGAATATAGAGAGTCGAGAGGAGGCCTTTGACCAAAAGCTGAAGAATGAACTTCTGAA CTATCAACTGGAACTAACAGAAGAATACATCAATAGAACGAAAAGACTGatggaagatgaaagaaagaataaag AAGAAGCTATGCATTTGCAAGAAGAGTTCTCAGTTGTTAATTCAAAAAAGGAAGAACTCCGTCAATATGTAAATCGTGTGAAAGAACTTGAG CTTGAGCTAAAGTCTGTCAAAGTCCAGTCTTTggcaataacaaaacaaaaccacttgCTAAAAGAAGAGAACCTGGAGCTCCTGGCACAAAATAAATCACTTAAACAGCAATTGGATGAGAGTAAAAGTGAAAACTTGCGTCTCTTGAACC GCATAATCCAGCCATCTCCTGAGCTGCTGGTTTTtcagaaagaattaaagaaagcTGAAAATGCTATAGTTCTTCAGCATAAGGAGTTTGAAACCCACAAACAAGCTCTGGAAAAACAGCTGCAAAATGAA ATTGAGCGTTCTGCAGAGCTGAAGGCCCAGTTATTAGATTATGAAGCTTGTGTAAAGAGGTTCACTATGCAGATTGCGGATTTGAAGCTGCATCTGAAACAAACCCAGACAG CTCTAGAGAATGAAGTGTACCGCCAGCCCAAGCAGTCTCTGCTTGATCGTTCCATCACTGGATTGATAGGGGGCCAGATGGTGCCTCACGATGATGATATAAGTGGTGATTTCCTGAAGAATCCTTTTGAATGGGACAAGGTGATGGTTGGCCCAGTTATACCAAGGAGCAGGAATTGTCCCCATCCAGAGACGGAGGGTAGTTCCCCCGACTCAGACCTTGAGTTTGTGGCGAGTACTAAGGCAAGGGTAAAACAGCTAGAGCAAGAGGCTGAGCGCTTGGAAAATGCTTTCAGAAATTACCATCGAAGAGTTATTCAGAACACTGCTGGGAGCCCACCACCAGCCCACAGCCCACCACCCATGTACTTGCTGGGAGCGCTAAAAACCATCACCTCTAGTTCCCCAGAAAGAGGTATTTCGGCTGAAGACAGAATGGTCCCTGAGCAGCCTCGACTGAGCATCCTTAAAGAGGAAAGGAGTGACGCACCGGAAGCACTGACTGGCAGCGAGGCTTCCTGGCCAAGGAGAAGCTCTTCCCCGAGGCGCCTCTCCTCCACTCCCCTTCCCAAAGCGAACGGCAGCATCGATAGTGAGATGCACCTGGAAG GTCTGGGCAGATCACGTGTGGCCTCCCCTGATGCTTGTCCTGACAGGACGCCCCAGCCTTCACCTGCTGAGTCTGTACACAGCCTCTCCATCCCTTCCAGCCCCCCGGAGCAGCGGGCAGG TCTTTACCAAAAGCAAACTGAACTGCAAGGAAAAAGTGAACTTTCAAATCTGGACATGCAACATTTTAAGGATAATGAGGAACTCAAATCATCTTTCGAAT CTGCAGGGGACATGCCGAGGCAGCGCGAAGGAGATGTGCTGCATTCTGCTGGAGACATGCTTCCCGTGGACGCCACCACAGCCGCCGTGCCCTCCAGACCTGCCCCATCTCACTCCCCAA GCACAGATCAGAAACCAAGTGGCGAGCAGGGGGAAGAAGACAAGTTATGGGAGCAGCACCTGAAAGAACgaaggcagaaagaagaaaggcagCGGTGTGAACGACAGGAAGCTttagaaagggaaagaagagagctAGAAAAGCTGGATCAAGAAAGG ATGATTGAAGAATCATTGAAGATTGAAATGGAGAAAGAATTAGAAATGAGTGctcaagaaatgaaagacaaatcTGCTTGTGGTGAAAATCCTTTAGAAAAGTACATGCAGCTCATTCAGCAGGGGAGAACGGAGGATGGGGCAGATAAG AGCTCAAAAATGATAGTCACCAGAGAGAGATCACTGTCAGACACACTGCCACCTAGTGACAAAGATGAAAG TCTCATGGGCCTTTCTCAGGAAGAACCAGATGACTTCTGGTGA
- the LOC139438590 gene encoding centriole and centriolar satellite protein OFD1-like isoform X1 yields MPPKSDVLSQDELRKRLYQTFKDRGILDMLKTQLRNQLIHQLMHPVLSGQLQPQSIPVEGRGLLIGASNCLVADHLQRCGYEYSLSVFFPESGLTKEEVFTMQDLLQLIKVSPKSSLYKSLVSRFDKEHQKGFLIQILKELIDQNDAKESCDMETQTSSPFSGRETLAEKLQRVDDQFADAYPQHANLESLEGKLNECKREIEQQLQSEMAQKLKYLKDTEIAKIRMEEKRKFEKELAEFRNKFERVCQAKLEALTCREKNTLERLQKHQEIKTKEMYAQRQMLLKDIDLLRSREADLKQRTEAFELTQRLQEGKMKSMDDAFRRRELNIESREEAFDQKLKNELLNYQLELTEEYINRTKRLMEDERKNKEEAMHLQEEFSVVNSKKEELRQYVNRVKELELELKSVKVQSLAITKQNHLLKEENLELLAQNKSLKQQLDESKSENLRLLNRIIQPSPELLVFQKELKKAENAIVLQHKEFETHKQALEKQLQNEIERSAELKAQLLDYEACVKRFTMQIADLKLHLKQTQTALENEVYRQPKQSLLDRSITGLIGGQMVPHDDDISGDFLKNPFEWDKVMVGPVIPRSRNCPHPETEGSSPDSDLEFVASTKARVKQLEQEAERLENAFRNYHRRVIQNTAGSPPPAHSPPPMYLLGALKTITSSSPERGISAEDRMVPEQPRLSILKEERSDAPEALTGSEASWPRRSSSPRRLSSTPLPKANGSIDSEMHLEGLGRSRVASPDACPDRTPQPSPAESVHSLSIPSSPPEQRAGLYQKQTELQGKSELSNLDMQHFKDNEELKSSFESAGDMPRQREGDVLHSAGDMLPVDATTAAVPSRPAPSHSPSTDQKPSGEQGEEDKLWEQHLKERRQKEERQRCERQEALERERRELEKLDQERQMIEESLKIEMEKELEMSAQEMKDKSACGENPLEKYMQLIQQGRTEDGADKSSKMIVTRERSLSDTLPPSDKDESLMGLSQEEPDDFW; encoded by the exons ATGCCCCCGAAGTCTGATGTTTTGAGTCAAGATGAACTGCGCAAAAGACTGTACCAGACGTTTAAGGATCGGGGTATATTGGACATGCTCAAG accCAACTCAGAAACCAGCTGATTCATCAATTGATGCACCCTGTTTTGAGTGGACAATTGCAACCTCAGTCCATTCCAGTGGAAGGGAGAGGCCTCTTAATAGGTGCTTCCAACTGTCTAGTGGCAGATCACTTACAAAGATGTGGCTATGAGTATTCACTCTCTGTATTCTTTCCAGAAAGTGGTTTGACAAAAGAAGAG gTGTTTACTATGCAGGATCTATTACAACTCATTAAAGTCAGTCCCAAATCCAGTCTCTATAAATCACTG GTTTCACGATTTGATAAAGAACATCAAAAAG GTTTTCTCATTCAGATTTTAAAAGAGTTGATAGATCAGAATGATGCTAAAGAGAGTTGTGACATGGAAACTCAGACAAGTTCGCCATTTTCTGGGAGGGAGACTCTTG CTGAGAAGCTACAACGTGTTGATGATCAGTTTGCAGATGCTTACCCTCAGCATGCTAATTTAGAATctttagaaggaaagttaaatgAATGTAAGAGAGAAATAGAACAGCAGCTTCAGTCAGAAATGGCTCAGAAG TTGAAATATCTTAAAGATACTGAAATAGCAAAAATtagaatggaagagaaaagaaagtttgAGAAGGAATTAGCTGAGTTCCGGAATAAATTCGAGAGAGTTTGCCAAGCAAAATTGGAAGCCCTTACATGTCGGGAAAAGAATACCCTTGAGAGACTTCAAAAGCACCAGGAG attaaaacaaaagaaatgtatGCCCAAAGGCAGATGCTCCTAAAGGATATAGACTTGCTGAGAAGCAGAGAAGCAGATCTGAAGCAAAGAACTGAAGCTTTTGAATT GACCCAGAGGCTACAAGAAGGTAAAATGAAAAGCATGGATGATGCATTTAGGAGGCGGGAGCTGAATATAGAGAGTCGAGAGGAGGCCTTTGACCAAAAGCTGAAGAATGAACTTCTGAA CTATCAACTGGAACTAACAGAAGAATACATCAATAGAACGAAAAGACTGatggaagatgaaagaaagaataaag AAGAAGCTATGCATTTGCAAGAAGAGTTCTCAGTTGTTAATTCAAAAAAGGAAGAACTCCGTCAATATGTAAATCGTGTGAAAGAACTTGAG CTTGAGCTAAAGTCTGTCAAAGTCCAGTCTTTggcaataacaaaacaaaaccacttgCTAAAAGAAGAGAACCTGGAGCTCCTGGCACAAAATAAATCACTTAAACAGCAATTGGATGAGAGTAAAAGTGAAAACTTGCGTCTCTTGAACC GCATAATCCAGCCATCTCCTGAGCTGCTGGTTTTtcagaaagaattaaagaaagcTGAAAATGCTATAGTTCTTCAGCATAAGGAGTTTGAAACCCACAAACAAGCTCTGGAAAAACAGCTGCAAAATGAA ATTGAGCGTTCTGCAGAGCTGAAGGCCCAGTTATTAGATTATGAAGCTTGTGTAAAGAGGTTCACTATGCAGATTGCGGATTTGAAGCTGCATCTGAAACAAACCCAGACAG CTCTAGAGAATGAAGTGTACCGCCAGCCCAAGCAGTCTCTGCTTGATCGTTCCATCACTGGATTGATAGGGGGCCAGATGGTGCCTCACGATGATGATATAAGTGGTGATTTCCTGAAGAATCCTTTTGAATGGGACAAGGTGATGGTTGGCCCAGTTATACCAAGGAGCAGGAATTGTCCCCATCCAGAGACGGAGGGTAGTTCCCCCGACTCAGACCTTGAGTTTGTGGCGAGTACTAAGGCAAGGGTAAAACAGCTAGAGCAAGAGGCTGAGCGCTTGGAAAATGCTTTCAGAAATTACCATCGAAGAGTTATTCAGAACACTGCTGGGAGCCCACCACCAGCCCACAGCCCACCACCCATGTACTTGCTGGGAGCGCTAAAAACCATCACCTCTAGTTCCCCAGAAAGAGGTATTTCGGCTGAAGACAGAATGGTCCCTGAGCAGCCTCGACTGAGCATCCTTAAAGAGGAAAGGAGTGACGCACCGGAAGCACTGACTGGCAGCGAGGCTTCCTGGCCAAGGAGAAGCTCTTCCCCGAGGCGCCTCTCCTCCACTCCCCTTCCCAAAGCGAACGGCAGCATCGATAGTGAGATGCACCTGGAAG GTCTGGGCAGATCACGTGTGGCCTCCCCTGATGCTTGTCCTGACAGGACGCCCCAGCCTTCACCTGCTGAGTCTGTACACAGCCTCTCCATCCCTTCCAGCCCCCCGGAGCAGCGGGCAGG TCTTTACCAAAAGCAAACTGAACTGCAAGGAAAAAGTGAACTTTCAAATCTGGACATGCAACATTTTAAGGATAATGAGGAACTCAAATCATCTTTCGAAT CTGCAGGGGACATGCCGAGGCAGCGCGAAGGAGATGTGCTGCATTCTGCTGGAGACATGCTTCCCGTGGACGCCACCACAGCCGCCGTGCCCTCCAGACCTGCCCCATCTCACTCCCCAA GCACAGATCAGAAACCAAGTGGCGAGCAGGGGGAAGAAGACAAGTTATGGGAGCAGCACCTGAAAGAACgaaggcagaaagaagaaaggcagCGGTGTGAACGACAGGAAGCTttagaaagggaaagaagagagctAGAAAAGCTGGATCAAGAAAGG CAGATGATTGAAGAATCATTGAAGATTGAAATGGAGAAAGAATTAGAAATGAGTGctcaagaaatgaaagacaaatcTGCTTGTGGTGAAAATCCTTTAGAAAAGTACATGCAGCTCATTCAGCAGGGGAGAACGGAGGATGGGGCAGATAAG AGCTCAAAAATGATAGTCACCAGAGAGAGATCACTGTCAGACACACTGCCACCTAGTGACAAAGATGAAAG TCTCATGGGCCTTTCTCAGGAAGAACCAGATGACTTCTGGTGA